The following is a genomic window from Antechinus flavipes isolate AdamAnt ecotype Samford, QLD, Australia chromosome 3, AdamAnt_v2, whole genome shotgun sequence.
TTTTAACCATGGACACAAGGTGGCCAAATACTGCTATGCCGACAAGGTGGGTACCTCTGCTCTCTCGCTTTTATTCTGTCCCCCCAAGCCCTGAATATTGTGGTGTGGGAACTTCAGTAAGGACCTTTTCTGCTTCCTCCTCCTGTGGGATCCTTCAGGGTAAAGGCAGTCCCAATAGTGGGGGAAAAGGGACGCCTCACCCATGGGAGTCCTCACCACCCCACCCGTGCTCCAAGGGGCTTTGGTTCCTTGGGAGGGCAGCAGGATTCTTGCCCCTAACCCCAGGCAGGAGTATCACCCACTTTCCTCTGACTTTTCCAGGCCCTCCTCAATAAAGCTATTGAGGCTGCCCTAGCTGCCCGGAAGGAGTGGGACCTGCGGCCCATCTCGGATCGGGCCCAGATCTTTTTGAAAGCCGCAGACATTCTGAGTGGCCCCCGGAGGGCAGAGATCCTTGCCAAGACCATGGTTGGGCAGGTGAGAAATGGGCATTTATTTGAACTATAGAGTGTTGGGGAAGGAGGGGTTGATGTGCTCCCAAGAATAGGCACCTCTGgctcaaggaaagagaaaatattatttcctcctctttaaaaattTCTGTTGGTGTCTTTTAACTTCGCTTTCATTTCTGAACATggcccttttctctctgtctaaTGATCCATCCCTTGtagcaaagatttaaaaagaaagggaaaaaatagttcCTCAAAGCCGATACGCCCATGCGCTGCCACCCTCAGGAAGAAGGCAGTGAGCATGTTTCCTCAGGGCTTGGCCGGGCAGAAGCTTGTGACCAGCCCCCAGCTTCTCTTCACGCCTGTGTTCCCGCCTGTCTGGTGTCACAACCCCCTGTTAGAGTTAGAGGGAGTTAGAGCCTCTGGGCAGCAAGACCTTATGGGGCATGTGGGAAGGGCTTATTGATGGAGGATTCTTCACTACTCATTGAGAGAGAGCCGCTTGACAAGGAAGAGCCACCCTAGTGTCAGAGCTGCAaactcccttctccctcccccgaTACGTGAAATGAGAGTCTCCCCTCTAGGATCCCCCTCCCCAATAGGGCCCTCCAACATCGGTCCTTCCCGAAATAGCTTTGGGGCTGCTTTGACTGTGAGATTTGCCTGATTGTGCCCTCTGGGCCCAAGCAGAACCGGACTAGTCCTTCAGACAACCTGAAGACAGACAGGGTGGTCCCCGCCTCCCAAACCCAGGCCCAACACCCTGGTTTCCTTCAGGTGTTGTCTGGGCGCCTTCCCCTTGTTGCACAACCCCAAAAGGGATATCTCTGGCCTAGGCCACATCGCAGCCCTCTGTGCCTCAGGAGGTGCTTTCTGTGGGTCACGGTGACCAGCCTTTGGTGAGGAAGCTCCCCATACTCAGGCCTGTCGCCAGGTCCTTGCCCGGGCTTTCCATTCTTGGAGGGCCTGCCAGGACCTGGACCTCACTGGCCCCAGCCTTCTGGGCCCTAGCTGAGAGCTCTGAGAACTTTGGGAAAGATCGGCTGTCGTCTCTCTTCTTGGAGCTTCCTTAGCTCCTTAGGGTTCCTTAGGAAGCTGCGGACATGGGGATTGGAGGCAGAGATGGACAAAGTCATTGAAGACCCTCGGCAGGACAGATGTGACCTTGGTGTCTTCGTGCCGCCCTAAGCGCCTCACAGCCGTGGGCATGGAGCGGATGTTCCCCTCCTCCCCGGCTGAGGGCAGCCTTCTGGTCCTTGGGACCTCGATGGCCTCGGGACCCTCGTCTGCTGAGACGGGGCTGATGCTCATGCTGCAGCTTGTTGGAGCTAAGTCAGGCGGCCCTGGGGATCATCACAGAGCCAGGGTCCCtgtggacctcagatcttcccCACGATCTCATGTGTCGCCTCCTTccagggactgacttttgtatGGCTGGATGTCCGGACACTGGAAGGGTTGTACCAAGTGTGGACTCCTTCCATCGATTGGCACATGACGcataagctaaaataagcaaaGCCGGTCAGCAGGGGCACAAGTGGGTGGAGCGAGGAGTATCCCCACGCTGGCTTCCCTCAGGTTGGACAGGGGGACGTGGTACCGGCTATCAGCCAGGGACCTAAGGGGGTATAAGGCGCTCACCTGCTCCCACCCGGAGGCGCAGGAGCATTTGGGGGACTTCCCACGTCGGTGAGCCACCTCTGCCATCCCGGCCGTGCTCGGTGCTGACCGTGCTGCTGAGACGCATCTCTCACCTTGTGGGGTTCCTTCCAGGGCAAGACCGTGATCCAGGCTGAGATCGACGCCGCTGCTGAGCTCATTGACTTCTTCAGGTTCAACGCCAAGTTTGCCATGGAGCTGGAGGGCGAAGAGCTCATCAGCGTGCCTCCCAGCACCAACCGGGTGGTCTACCGAGGCCTGGAGGTAGGTCAGAGGGGTGGAGCCGGGAGGGGGCCCCCCGCCTGCCCCGACAGCAGTGTGACTCCCTGGCCCCCTCTCCCGCAGGGCTTTGTGGCAGCTGTCTCTCCCTTTAACTTCACGGCGATTGGAGGCAACCTGGCTGGGGCTCCGGCCTTGATGGTGAGTGCAGAGAGGTCCCGGGGCCCCCATCCCCTCTGCCAGAAGGGGTCCAGGGGCGGGTGGGGGCAAAAGGGTTTTCTCCTGTCCCTTCTTTGGAATCAGGCTTGGTCAGCATCTTTTGATTGTTTTCCACAAGCATTTATCATTGTGAGCTGGGCGTCTGGCAAAGGCCAGGGAgcacagagaaaggcagaggccGGTCCTTGCCCTTGAGGGGTTTCTAGTCTAACAGGGGAGACTATAAGAATGACGGTTCTAGGCTTgcccaggcctggagtcaagaaggcctgaattcaagcAGCTTCAGACATGCATTAGCTCTGtaatccttggcaagtcacataactgcCTGCCTCCGTTTCTTCACctggtaaaatggaaataatgacagCATCTACCTCAGCAGGTGTTGGGAGATTAAGTGAGATTTcctaaagtgcttagcacagtgctggcacatagtaggtctacTGTAAGTGCTTATtctgtccccttttctctcccccaaaCCCCCAAATGGAAACACAGTCTACAAGAGTTGGGTTAATCCAAGATTCTGTGGCGTTTTTAATGTGATTAGAATCAGGAACTTCTAATGAGGATGTCTAGAGAGAAGTAGGAATCAAATGGGTTGGAAGGGATTTCCGGGAAGGGTCAAAGGATGCGAGGCCCAGAGCTGGAAGGGTCTCAGCCTAGACTTTTTACAGAGGAAAGGACGGAGTCTCTGAGAGGTTTTGGCCACTTCCAGAAGTTCGCTTCCTTTAGGAGACCCCGTGCTAGGTCCTTGGAGGGGAGGAGCCGGGACTCCAAGGACCTTGTGCTTGGGTGAAAGCAGGAAAGGAGAGTGAGAGGGCCGGTCTGCACTTCGTGGCGAGTCTGGTCCTCTCAGCAGAATCACAGCGTTTATGTGGCACCACTGGGTGCTGGGTACCAGGCTGGGCACTGTGGAAGCCTCGTCTcctttggtcctcacaacagtcctgagaCGGGGGCTGCAATTATCCCCAGGGCAACGTGGTGATGTGGAAGCCCAGCGACACAGCCATGCTGGCCAGCTACGCCGTCTACAAAGTCCTCCGAGAGGCCGGCCTCCCTCCAAACATCATCCAGTTTGTCCCAGCCGACGGGCCCGTCTTTGGGGACACGGTCACCAGCTCGGAGCACTTCTGTGGGCTCAACTTCACCGGGAGCGTGCCGTAAGTCTGACGGGGTCCGGGGAGGGCAGCCAGGGAGGAGCCTCCAAGCGCGGCTGACCAGAGTCGGAGAGAATGGGCCCTGGAAGTTGGAGGGGGGAGCAGTGTCCAGAATGGGGAGGTGGAGGGGCGGCCGGAGGGCACAGAGCGCCGGCGCTCGAGTGAGAAGGACCTCCTCCTCAGccgtcctcagacacttaacgcttcctggctgtgtgactctggacaagtccctGAACCCCAATGACCTCAGAAAACCCCCCAAACCCAAAACCAGACAAACAGAATGGAAGGTAGCAGTGCATGGGCCGCCGCCCTGGCCTGGCCGTGTCTGGTGCCCCGTGCCCACGACTCGGTGCCCCAGGAGCGACAGCGGCCGTCTGGAGAGTGCCCTGAGCACAGCAGGGCACTGGTGGGACAGAGGGCGGTCCCGGGCTCTGGGAGCATCCTGTGGGAGGCGGGAGGGGGCTCCTGCTGGGCCCCAGGGGAGCtgaggagaggcagagggaggtcTGCCGTGAGGAGGAACGTCTCCACAGAGCCTTCATAAGGTGAGGGTGAGCTTCCGCCGTTGGGGTATTCATTCAGGGGGCCTTTTGGGTCAGCGTAAAGGCAATCCCTGTTCCCCACAGGGGTTGGAGCAGGCCCCAATCTGCCTGCGGGAGGCCGCCATTGCTGGGGCTGCTGACCTGCTTGGGCCCCCCGTGTTCCGGCCTGTCCAGCGCTCTGCCCCTTCCCCTGGCTGCAGGGGGGCCTCCAGGAGTGATCCTGCTGGGGAGTTTGCAGAGCGGCTCTCTCCCTGGGAAAGAGGGAGCATGCTTGGGATGCCCTTAtgcagatgaggacactgaggctcaGGGTGTGACCCGAACTTCTTCCCTAGCCTCTGTTCAGGGCTTTGGGGTCCGCAGGGCACCGCTTCCTGTGGCTGCTCAGTTCTGTCGGCCGTCTCCTACTCCCTGACCCTGGGCCTCTGGCCGTGGGGTTTCCTTGGCACTGATATTGGTTCTCCCGGGCTAACAGGAGAAGGGACTGGCCCAGTCacccagctagaaagtatctgggGCTGGCTTTGGACTCGGCTCTTCCTGGCCCCCTGCCCAGGGCTCTTGCTGCTGGAattttgtgtctccttttctgCGCTTTGGGGGCCTCTCGGCTCCCCCAGCTTGTCCCTTCCTAAGCAGCCAGAGCCGGCCCCCAGCAGTGGGGAGCTGATACAAGCGAGGAATCAGGGGCCTGAGTTCAGGGGTCAGCCGTCTCAGGGCAGGGGGGCTCCCCGAGCCTCAGCTGACTCTAAAATGAGGGGCTCAGACTACATCTTCAGGCCCCCTGCCAGCCCTGGTTTGGCGCAGTCCGTTCTGACTCCCCACACTCTCGGATCTCTCCTGGCCCTGACGTTCTGTGATATTCTTGGCTGTCCTGGTCTCGGGCCGGTCCCTCCCCCGGGGAGGATGTGCCCAGCTCCCATGGGCAGAATTGCTGAAGAGGGCTGTTTTCCAGAAGTCCTCGCTTCTGCCCCCACAGGCACCAGCCTATTAAGGAGGGGAGCGGGCAAGGCGGGCTTCTGCCATGCTTTGATGAGTGTCGGGACTCCGAGGTAGGAAAGCCATAAATTAGTATTAGGCGCTGTGTCACCTGCGAGGAGGCGATTAGCATTTTTATTGTCTGGTGCCACTAGGGTTGGTCACACTGCAGGCCCAGGGGAGGAGGAGCCGCAGGCCTTGTCGATGCAGGGCTGGAGACCCACTCCCCGGAGGCCCTGCTGCCCATCCCCTGCCATCGAAACCCTCCTTCTGCCCCGGCTGCCATGCTGAGCCCTCCTCTCTGAGGGGGCTCCTGGTGCGGGGCCCGCCCGGCTGAGGGGACTGCTAGCTCGTCTCTAAAGCGGCAGGGCCTTCCTGACCTTCCCCTGTGACTCTTTCAGGACTTTTAAACATCTATGGAAGCAGGTGGCAAACAACCTGGATCGTTATCACACCTTCCCACGTTTGGCAGGAGGTAAGGCTGCCCCAGCTTAgcatccctcccagctctgacctcttgggttctaagggccctcccagctctgacatcctgggttctaaggaccctcccagctctgacatcccgggttctaaggaccctcccagctctgacatcccgggttctaaggaccctcctagctctgacatcccgggttctaagggccctcccaggtctgacctcctgggttctaaggaccctcccagctctgacatcccgggttctaaggaccctcccagctctgacatcccgggttctaaggaccctcccagctctgacatcctgggttctaagggccctcccagttctgacctcctgggttctaagggtcctcccggctctgaccttctgggttctaaggaccctcccagctctgacatcctgggttctaagggccctcccagttctgacctcctgggttctaagggtcctcccagctctgacattctctgttctttgAGGTCTTCTCTGATCTTTAGAAAATCTCTGTTGGGTGCATCCCTGTTAGGCCATTTGTTCCTGATAAGTGTGAGAGAAGAGTCTCATGCACCCAGGTCCCAGAGGTTGTATGCTACAGGGGATTTGGGGTCTGCGCCTGATTCAGATTCCCATTTTCATTCCCTTTGAAAGCTTCAGCTTTCTCTGGTCCCTTCCACTCCAAAGTCCTCTGGCCCTTCCTTAATCTTATCTCTAACAGGACCTTGAGATCCCCCAGGGGCAGCCTTCCTTCCTCTGGCTCGAGGGTCCCTcaccttttctccccctccctttcccccagagTGCGGCGGGAAGAACTTCCATTTCGTCCACAGCTCGGCAGATGTGGCCAGTGTGGTGAGCGGGACGCTGCGCTCCGCCTTCGAGTATGGCGGTCAGAAGTGTTCGGCCTGCTCCCGCCTCTACGTTCCGGACTCGCTGTGGCCCAAGATCAAAGATAAGCTCCTGGAGGAGCACAGCCGGATCCGAGTGGGAGATGTGAGCGGCCCCTCTGTCCGTGGGCTCCTGGGCTCAGGCTGTACCTCGGGGAGCTCTTGCCCCCACAGCCGGGGTTCTGCCCCTTCCCCCGGGGACCTCTGGCTAGCCCCTTTGACTGTGGTGGCCTCTGGTTTCCTGCCCTAGAAAGGCAGCCTGTGACTCGAGGGCCCGGGAGGTCTCAGTAGTTCCCAGCCCGTGCTCAGGAGTGACTGATGACCACGAGACGTTGAGTTCGGGCCCACGGGGGGCTGGGGCGCTTAATTTCCAAGGACCAGCCTCCCCCAGGCCAAGTGGCCCCCACGCCCTTCAGAGATGGCCCCGTGTCACAGGCCAGCTCCTGAACCGCTGGCCATGCCGTGGAGAGTGTTACTCTTCCATCCCCCAGGGAGGACATGGGAGAAGCGCCCGCCTTTTCCCCGGCCCAGGCCCCTCTCTGCTCCTTCTCTGGGGCTTTGCTGGGCCTGGGGCGCCAGCAGGGCCGAGGCTGGGAGAGCTCACGACCTCGGGCTCCCCAGTGACgtgattttctcctttcccttggcCCCCCTCTAGCCTGTGGAGGACTTTGGGACATTCTTCTCAGCTGTCATTGACGCCAAGGTAAGAAGCCTTGTTTCCTCCAGGGGCCGGGGTCGGGGCTTTGGGCCAGCTTCTGGTCTGGCCTGGAGGTCTGTCCTGCCTTCCCGTCTCTGGGCTTGGAGGGTAGTGATGGGCACATTGGCCccagtcagagctgggagggcccttagaacccaggaggtcagagctgggagggtccttagaacccaggaggacagagctgggagggtccttagaacccaggaggacAGAGCTGGGAGAACCCCTTCCAGTCTGAGAGGGGAGATGGCCCTTGTCCTCAGGGAGCCCTTAACCTGCGGGGGTCACAGGGCCCCCTTTGATGGGCAGAGAAAAGGGCCTTTTTGCCTTACTCTTTGGGTGTAGCACTGAGAGGGCAAATAGAAAACAGCCCTTCCCCCAGAGCTCCCAGCTTCGGGCTCCTAGGTGAGGGGCAGGAGGGGAGGGGCAGGCGCTTCCTGGGTAGCTGAGGGGACACAGCAAGGGGCCCCCCGGAAGGCAGGCAGTGTGACCGCCCTGAGTAGGAGGAGTGAGAAGGCACCTACCGTCCTCCCCAGCCTTCAGAACTGCGAGTCACCAGgggtccacaagcatttattaagttcttactggATGTTCGCCTCTGGCAGGTTGACCCCAAGCCTCACAGCAGGGGGAGGCGAGGGAGCCTTGGCTTTGGCCAGCACGGGGAAGAGCGGAGGGTCTAAAGAGCCTCTCCCTGAGGCTGCAGCTGGGCCACAGCCTGTGGAGCCCTGCATGGTCTGCGGCCCCAGGGAGAGCAGCCTCCCAGCCCCAGCCTCCCGAACTTTTGTTTCTTCCCAGTCTTTTGGTCGCATTAAGAAGTGGCTGGAGCACGCCCGGTCCTCCCCCAACCTCAGCATCCTGGCTGGGGGCCAGTGTGATGACTCCGTGGGCTACTTTGTCCAGCCCTGCATCGTGGAGAGCAAGGACCC
Proteins encoded in this region:
- the ALDH4A1 gene encoding delta-1-pyrroline-5-carboxylate dehydrogenase, mitochondrial, coding for MLPLLPRLRHALLSGPWQAGLAWQRAASVKVTNEPVLAFTPGSPERTALQQALKDLKNKTEAIPCVIGDEEVWTSDVHYQVSPFNHGHKVAKYCYADKALLNKAIEAALAARKEWDLRPISDRAQIFLKAADILSGPRRAEILAKTMVGQGKTVIQAEIDAAAELIDFFRFNAKFAMELEGEELISVPPSTNRVVYRGLEGFVAAVSPFNFTAIGGNLAGAPALMGNVVMWKPSDTAMLASYAVYKVLREAGLPPNIIQFVPADGPVFGDTVTSSEHFCGLNFTGSVPTFKHLWKQVANNLDRYHTFPRLAGECGGKNFHFVHSSADVASVVSGTLRSAFEYGGQKCSACSRLYVPDSLWPKIKDKLLEEHSRIRVGDPVEDFGTFFSAVIDAKSFGRIKKWLEHARSSPNLSILAGGQCDDSVGYFVQPCIVESKDPKDPIMKEEIFGPILTVYVYPEGQYKKTLQLVDSTSPYGLTGAVFAQDKNVIREATEMLRNAAGNFYINDKSTGSVVAQQPFGGSRASGTNDKPGGPHYILRWTSPQVIKETHAPLGDWKYSYMQ